AAACACACGGCCGTGTCCTGAATGTGGAGCGACTGCACAgctgaggccacacacacacacacacgcacacgtgttTGTACAAGGACTGGGCTGATTACGGCTCCTGCACCGCCCTCATCAACCCGCACAGAGCCCAGTCAGACACGAGAGGCCCCGAACAAGCACCCGACGAGGCGCTGGTTAAAAACCGGCCCCATCTGTGCACTGGATGCTCCGGGCATTTACCAGTCACTTTATTTCTGGTGTGTCGAGTCTGAtgctttgtattgttttatgCTTTCTATCTGTGGAGCGCTCCTAGATGTTAAAGGTGCccaacacaaacatccacacgctgcagcctcctccgccACAGCTCAGCCAGGTCCCTGCCATTATCCCGTCCTCTACCCCAAACACGCAGTTTTAATTTCAAAGCTCTGATTAGCTGATGATTGCATGACAGCCGCCGACCAGGTTCCCTTTTCGCCCGGCTCCCAGACTGCAACTCAATCATGCCCAATTAGTGGGTCCCCAAACACTCTCTCTTATTAGAGGACTCATAATCGACTCATTGTGTCCTGATTTGGCAAATAAATCACTCTGGAggctgcgccccccccccccccccgccccccccggTCGTGTCTCCCCCACTTCCCTCGCTCTGTCTTTCACTGCCCACTCCTCGTCTTTTCCTTGTCCAGGGGTTCAGTGACAACGTTTTCAGGCGTGCTTTTCATTGGAGCTGACAGTTCGAGCAACGCTGGactacttctttttttttttatttcccctgAAGAATGAAGAATAATTTAGCAGCTAAGGCAAGGCAGGCGGCATGCGGGTGTCCTTGTCCTACAAGGTTAAGAATCCATTCCATCTGAGCGAGAAAGGAGcgaattaaaataaatgatggcCGGATATTTATTGCGAGTTTGTACATGAAGCTAAGTCAGACCCGCGGACCAGCGGAACCCGGCTGCTGGTGTCACCGAGTGACCTCTCCACCGCTAACTGGGGAATAACCAATGTCACATTACTCCTTCCTTcatgtgaatttttttttatccatgCGTATTTTTACATCTTTAAATGCACATGTTATCAGGGCACGAGACAGGAGGACACAGGAAATGATCTGGTTGGAGGAGACGTGTCCTTCAGCCACAGGACACTGAGTTTATCCCACGGTTTAAGTAAAGGCCGTGTCCACATTCTAAGTGGAACATAGACTTTGGCACCGGGGCGCCTGTGATGGAGCTCACATGCAGGAAACCAGCAGACTCTGATGTCGTGGACTGGGAGGCAGAGCAGCTTTACAGGGTCCCACTGTGACTGTGAGCTCACACAGCGGTTCCTGAAGCAGCGCATCCTGTGAAGCAACCTCAGGACAAGGCTCTCCGTCACGCGAGCCAaaccgagccccccccccccggccccccaCCGTGCCAAGGGCTATGTATTTGGTGCGTGTGTGGTGAGTGGTCATTAGTGGGTGTTTACAGTGGAGCGAGCGCGGCCAGCTGGCGCGTGACGCGTGATGCGCCGTGCTGCGGCCGACCACTGTGAGACCCCCGTGGCAGAGTCGCGGCGGCCCCCGGCCCCGcgccccccccccggcccccggCGGGCCCTCGGCAGATGGAGCCGCGAGcgcggaggaggtggagcgagGGCCGGAGGTGGAGCGGCCCCCGTCACAGATgccaggaggaggctgaggcgcCGGAACAGGGGCCGCACCCCCGCGTCCCTCTGTCAGCACCTCCGCCGAGGAGCCGCGCTCTCTGCCGGCCCtcgctcctcctcatccacacTCTGGGGAGGTGTTGGTGGAGCAAACCATAAACCCACCGAAACGCTGCCCGACGCCGCTCCCTCAGACAGAGCAATAACGCGTGACCCTCAGAGGCCGTGAGGCGGCGTTGTGCTGACTCGGGCGTTTTCGCCGCCGCCCCCTCGTCTGACCTCGTCCCCGGTCGCGCGCCCGCGCTCCCATCAGCCCCTGCGCCTCAGACACACAGGTCCACGGTacagcaggctgcagccagaggtggGGCCCAGCGGGCCACCTTGACCCGTCCCTGCTCAGAGGACCTCCCACTGCCCCCGACCCCCCCAGCGGTGACCCGGCCACTTCAACCGCCTCTGAGTTATTATCATAATTTCCCAGGGCCTCCACAAGGCGAGAGGCGTCCGTGTTTTACagaatgttgtgtgttttattgcctTTAAGTCACTGGCAGGGCAGCAGAGAGCACGCGCAATGATAAGAAAAGCAGTCATGTGAAAAATGAAGGGCCTCGCGAACAGGACTGAGAGGTGAAGAAGGGAAATAATAAAGCACATGACAAACGTGGAGGTTGGCTGTATTTCACGTCCAGTCCATCCGCCTTCCAACTCCAGCAACGCGAGAAACGCAGGGCAAAAACGGGACGAACGATCACGAATTCCGTTAATATCACTGTTACAAAGGGACGGAAGCCTTTTTTCCTTGTCTGGTGGTTAATATGAAAAGTCCCCCCGGTCCCTTGACAACATGATGGCCAGAAGAGGCCCAGGGCTCTCCAGGCTGCCGGCGTCCCGGCCGTTTCATGTCGGAGCCCACCTGGGGTAAACAGCAGAGGAGCGGGAGCCGGAATATTAACAGAGAAGAGCGGAAAACAGCGCTGACAAAACCCAAGCACTTTTCAACTCGTCAAACTTTAGGTCTTAAAAAATCCCACTTTCATTGTCTCCTGCGTGGACTAATTCGCCCCCGCTCCCCCGACCCCCCGACCCCCCGCGGGCTTTGAAAGGTGCAGTATCTCcagtgaaaaataaaacatctgtttaaTCTAGCCATTTCAAAGGCAAATCCCCTTTTGATCAAAAAATGATATTGATCTGACTGCCTCAGTTGTGTGGCGAGGATTTCTCCTTTAAACTTGAAATATCATGGCGTCTTTGTGGCAAATCAATACTGCAGCTGCTTTTTGAGGCCGCTTTCAAAGGACACGGCTCCATTTGAATATGcttgcatttgcatttattatttggaCTATCAGAACTCAAATTGACCTTGCATATATTTATGCTACAAATTAATGTGTAATACATGATCTCACCCTGGTTTGAAGGGGGGGCTTTATGTTCCTGCATTTTTAAACTGATAATGGTCCTCCTGTGGACGCTTCGTGGCACATGACTGATGCCGGGTCAGCGACAGGGAACCTGTGACAGGCACGTGGCCCCTGGTGGAATGAACTGGACCAACATTCCTTGTGCTCTGGCGTGTCTGTCCTCACCCCTCACTCTGTGTTTGAGGGGCCTCAGCTATCTCCACATCTTCCCATTTCCCTTAATTACAGCTCAGCATATTGCTTTTGGGCCATATGGAAGGCAGATATTGAGACCAGATAAGATGTATAAACGTCTGTCAGCGCCACAGCATAttaggtggagctggaggcatAATATCTCTGCTCTATCCTTCCAATTAGGGGCCAATATCAAAATACATTAAGACGAGGCTGTGGacgagaaaacagaaaaaactacATAAATGGagcctctgtttctgttttacataTCACTtattaaaactgtgtttgttACGTTTTGTGGGAGGTTTTACAGTGCGCTGCCGAGTCCCAGGGGAAAACTTCTTTCACGACATAAACTCTGAGTCGATGTTGCATATGTCCCAGCAAATCAAAGCGTTTTAGGCGCTGTGTCGCTGCAAAACAGCGTTTTGAATGAAATACGGCGTCGCAGCAGCGTGCGTGAGAGTAACGTGGCTTTTTACAGCAGTAATGGCTCCATTATTTTTAATAGAAAAACGTCAAGGATGAAATAATTGCCCCCTAAACCCACGTGTGGCCGGTATTGTCTGATCTGATATACACAGCGGCGCGGCAGCGGCGGACTCCGCTCACCTCCCAGTGACACCGTGTTCATCTGGAACCGAAACCACAAGGCTCTGCAGCAACACCGGCGTCTTCCTCACTAAAAACAACGTATATCTGCAGCCGCTCTAACGCGGCTGAATTGATTGCATCCAGAAAGCGAGAGGTCATTGCTGAGCCCCGCCTCATTAGGATAAAGCGGCGGCACAAAGTAGTGAGAGAGGTCACTTTGAGAAGCTGGTGCAGGCTCATGCCAAACAGGGTCTCTGGAtcgctctctcgctcttccTCTAATCCCCTCTCTGATCCACCAATGCTCGGGCCAATCATTTGGGGCCAGACACAACCCGTGATCACTGGGCCTTAATCTGAGTCCGCGGCCCGTCCGCGGCCCACCTCTGACAGCACCGGCTGGCTGCCAGCAGAGGAGTGGCAGGCTTAGCCCTCTCCAGAGAGACAGCTAGAGGTTGTCTCTACATGGATGGGCACTTCACAGCTCGGCGGGGGCGGGAGGAAGGGGCAACGCGGCAGCTGCTCGGGGCATATGGGCAGAATTCATTAAGTGTGGCTAAATAAGCCAATTGTGGAGGCGGCAAAAAAGTGTGCGCTTACACGTCTGATAGAGAAACAAGCCGAGATCCCCGACTGGACTCGAGCACTCGGCTCAAATATTCCACTACACAAATATTCCGAGCACAAATATCCCGCGTGATTGCTTTGTCCTGAGGTATTACACTTGATGAAGTTGATTCAAGGCCCGGCGAATGAAAAAACCTGGAACTATTTGTGATGGGCAGTGATTGAGCTGTTAGATGCATAGATTGTGTGTCCTTGAGGATTTTGCTGTGCATCCCCAAATGTCATGAGACTGTTCTCTGCCTCAGAAATCAACCTAATCACAATCTGTAAATGTTACAGCTGTTTCCCTAATAGACCTGGCCTGACTTTGGAGGCCTGcatttatattcacacacatgaACCAAAGACAACACTGAATGCTGATACAACAGCACATGGTGAAGGCACAACATACCTGATTTTATAGAACACGTCCTCCTTAAATGCAATGTGTCAGGTGACTTTGCTTTCATATATAACATTTATATATTGTTGGGAGGAGTTTGTGTTCTTCCGTACACACCTGACACGAGCAGCTGCCTTACATCCATTTCTCTTTATCCAGTAAAAGCTGTTATGTATGCTAATCCCCCAGGTGTCAATAGGAGCTGTGTTCAATGCATTTGAGATAATAGTGAAGAAGGGGTTGCTCCTATCGAAGAGCTGGAAGATAAAGTCAATGGCACAGTCAATAACAATAAGGTTGTAGACTTTAATGAGGAATGTTAATTTGAACACAATCAAGTGGATTTCAGCTTAGCTGATTATCAACCTTGGACTTGTATGCGGGTGTGATAATGCTGACGGTACACGAAGGGCATTTTTATCTGTGACAGCTGTTTTCAGAGGATTTTCCAACTAAGTCAGTTCACCTTATGGCGATTTAAGTTCCAAACTAACTGAAAACAAACTTACTAAACAAGGAGAGGGTTCCAATAACCGCACAGCACATTTTGCTGTATACAAACtttaattagaaaatgaaatgctgTATGTACAATTTACAAAATATACACTATATCTAGATAACGAAAACAATTTTATTTACTGACCCAGTCATTGCCTTTTCTGTCTAAAGAGCATTCACCATTTTGAAATCTCTGGCTAAAACATCTCTCATGCTACGGGCAACGCAGCCTCCTCACTGTCTCCTTGATCCCAttccatcagcagctctgaggacACCTCTGTAAACAGACGATCCCAGTCCCAGCTCACATCATCCTGCAGAGCAGAAACAggcgggaggaaggaggaatgGGAGAAGCAAGGAATAAAGAACGAGGAACAGAGGGAGCAGGATGCGGGAGAGAAAGCAGAGGGTGTTAATGTCCACATCATAAATCTTGATTACCTGAGAGACACAGTGGCAACGTCCCCCGGTGCTCCAGAAACAGCTGGACAGAGAACAGGCTATATTTACTAAAACTTCActcacctccttcacctcctgttCTGGTGCCAAAACCTTGGTGAGGAGCTTCAAGTCAATCTCTCCATCCTGAACAAAATGTGCAGTAAATTTCACTTAGCTTGCATAAACAGTGGGAAAATTAATGGACCACCTTCACGTGAAAAGACGCCAGTATATGAAGAGGTAAAAAGAAATGTCCTGACTCACTAAGGTTTGGAAGGCAGAGTAATACTTCAGGTCATTGTCCAGATCCCTGTAGGTCATTACCCGGTTCACCTTGACGCTAACAGGGACAGAAAGAAGGAATGGACATATAATACCATACCGCCATCACCCACAAACACTAACCACCGAGAGGGAGATGCGCTTTTAGACAACTTTGAACAATGAGGCTCCAAGATTTCAAGTGAAGACCACAGAGAGCTGCAGATAGCTGCCAAGAGGTAAACGCTTCAAATTGAAACCCAGCTGCTTATCTGTGGGTTAAAATGAAGTGGGGGGGCCCTGAAAGTGGCCGGGGCCTAGCAGTGCATGCCAGTCCTACTTACTGCACATTACACGCTACATTGCCCCCACAATGAGTTCAATGTGGATATTATCTCGCACGAAGAGCAAGCCCCAGCCTAATAACCTCCACCACTGTCACAGCCTCGCTACATATTCGACACATGTCGGCACGTCTCTCACTGCCCTGTAAATCAAAGGGCTAGTAAGGACTCTGGTAACAGAGCTGCATAAATCACACCCAACTGTTATTTCTCCATTTCACTCCGATAAAGTAAGACGCTGCAAAGGCGGCAGCAGAGGACGAGTAACAACAAAGTCACCAAAGCAGCCTATGGACGTCCGGGGTCTGGGCCGGAGCCACACTAAGTAGAGTGAAGTGTGAAAACGCTACCTTGGTGGAGCTGCCACTTGCATGGTGAGGTCTTCTTCCTGTACTTCTTCCAGGTCTGGAATCACTGGAATATCTTTAAACCAAAGACATACAGCGACATTTCACAGTTCATATCATCTCCTGATTAACTGTCATTATTGATTAAAGAAtcattaaagaaaaatacagtaaaCCCCTTTTTGGTACGTTTTTGCGTTGCCGTTTCCGTGTggcatcaccccccccctcttAAACTACATCCTCATAAGAGCTGCCCTGTCACAGCCATGCGGCCATGAATATTCAGGAGCCGAGGCGGCAGCTCTTCCCGCTGTGAGAGGGGCTCTAGCTAGGGGCTCCCCAGAAAGCACCCCCTGCTACCTTAGCATTTGGGCCCTGTCAGCGCCGCCCACCCCCAGGACCCGCGGTGGCCCGTGGGCCGACCTCCATGTCCACTCTGCCACTCCGACTGGAGCGGCATCCAGCCATGTGCAAGAGTATTTGCTCGCGGGCCCATCTGTGTGGGGTCGGAAGTCACAGTGCGGCCTTGGCAGGGGCTGCAGTGCCAGGAACCGCCAGCCCGCTGCTCAAACAGTGGGAACCCACTTTAATTGGCAAAACGCAACAGGAGAGAGGATGGCTCCACTCCCAAGAAGGACAGGGCGAACTTCCACAGCAATTCTGTGATGGACAGTTGTTAGTCCTTAGCAATCAGAGAGGCACAGCGATGAAAATAGGCTGGAAATAAGAATGAAACGTGGTCGAAAAGCAATACAGACAATGTTAACAAAAGACGGCAGACAGTAAGAAAGCAATAGTTCACCTAAATAGTTTGTAGTGCAGACATTTTACCCGTTTACAACTCTTACACAGAAAAGAAAGCGCATTCGCTTTGTGTTGGGGACGACAGAGCAGCCTGAGCTCCACAGCTGGCTGctgacagagggaggaagaggaacaggCAGCTGAGCTGGACTGTAGGAAGAGGGTTGTCAGTAATCTCTAACCACAGTTCTGCACCCTGAGGGGAAAGTCAATAGAGGAGCTAAATAGAGGTGAAGAGATGAGGCCTGCCTCTGATGTGAGGAAATATCTGGCCATCTATGTCACAACTCCTTCAAAATACTCCTCAAAATATTGGGGAGTAGAAGAAACATTGATCAGTGATGGAACACAGATGCCATGAAAAATTATGGACTCAGAAAATtcttttatttagtatttatatTCTAAACATATTTCTTAGATAGAGGAAAAAATCAGCTTGGTTGGAAACTTACCCATCAGATTATTAAACCTCATCCTCTGTTGATAActtatttctttctcttttttaattaaaccaAATTAAAAATGCCACGCTCGTTTAGCCGCTGACAAGTTTCATCTGTGTTTCTGATATCCAAATAAATGCAGGCGCGGGTATTTCATATTCATGAGGCCCCGGTGACACTTTGTCCTCTCATTTACAAAGCACAGCGTTCAGCAGAATCTGTCCCCCCTGGACCCCCAATCAAATTTAATGGTCCTAGTGCAATGACATCAAAAAGCCTTGCTGTCCAGTTCTTGCAAACAGCTTCCTGAGCCGTCCGTCTGTCGACACACTTTTTATTTCAGCTAGTGATGCACTGTTAACACACTGTACAGAGGCGTACTGCGTGCTGTCTATATGCAAAGCCTTTTATTAGTGTGAAGAGGAACAGCGCTTTAAGCGAGTTTCAAATTCAGCCTATTACTGGAGGTCAAGGCATCAAAGCAGGTGCAAACAGGCCAGCGTTTTAGACACAAGGAGATTCTTCTCTAAGTGAAACGCATCTTACACGGACTTCTTTGTCTTGGCTTTTGCCTGGCAGCGTGTCCCTAATCCACAGGCGTAGCGGCTTCCTCGCtgaagcatgtacagtaaacatcCAAATAGACCATTAGCTGTAAATGAAGACACACTCCTGCCAGGAACGCTGCGATCGGTGACTTTGAAGAGCAAGACACGCTCGGTCAGCTGTAATCTATGCAGGGGTCTATGAAATAGTTCCCTAAGCAGAGCATTCAAATTGCTTATGAGAAATTACTGACCACCACCTACACGAAGCAAGAGGAAGACAGACGCATGAAGGCTTTGGACCTGCTTTGAGTGACCAAGTGGGGACAGGGTTCTGGGCAGCCTTCTCTCTCGGTGCTTGTAGCCAGTGGACATAAGGGATAAGAGTAGGGGACATAATCAAGATTGGAGGGGCTATCGCACTAACCCTCAGCACTGTAATTTCCACTGCCCGGCCCCTGGCGGTGTATTAAAGGGTCTCCCTCCACAGAGTAATAATCTTTCCCCCGGCATTAACTGTAAGAGAACCAAACTGGACTTCAGCTGCTCATTTTAGCCAGTAtgctgaaaatgtgtgtgtgtgtaacatgaaACAAAAGGATCTTTTAGTTTACGCTTGAGAAACATTAGGGCTGACGATTCAACATTTTTAATAATCTTTCTGGGACTCTACCTCACACCAACCATAATATTCTCAACTAACACTTATTTTAAGCTAAGTTTAAATGTTGTCCACAATCTTCCACATGATATGGATCCAAGAAAGATCTAGTGTGAGCATCTGACTGCTTATCTGCTCTACCTGCAGAGGGTGAAAGGACTGGGGAGGCACCAGAGGGCTCCTCTTAGCCTGTGAGGAGAGACATAGAGTGGGGAAGTGAGGGTGCTCCTACCTCCTTCATCATCGGACCCCTGGGGAGTTTGTGGTCGCAGGCGACGGctgtaaaaacaggaagtgtgagaGTATGAATTATTTAAGGCTTTCAAACGTAGCCCAACAGTGAGGTCATGACAGGGAAGCAGTGACTTGGCTTCAGAGCTACCTTCCTTTGATGATGGGCCTGTTTTTGTCTCGTCTCTATCGCACACTGGATCTTATATCAGTTTGCTGCTCTACACCAGCCGCTGCCAAAAGGTAAGGTTGGCTCCGTGACATGCTGCCGTGCTGTCTGACTGACTAGCAGAGCAGCCGTGGACAAGATCACCTCTAGGACTCCTTATTAAACCAACTCTGCTGCAGCGGCAGACGGAATAAATCTCACAAAGGCAGCGGCAAAACACGAGGGAGGGAAACATCCGTAGTCACATAAAGGCTTTGTCCCACTTTGTTCAGGCACTGGACGAGCAATGACGAGTAAAACACACACGACTACGTCTTCTCCTCACGGCGATGTCTATTCTAGTCACAGAATGATATGAGGGAAAGACTTGAATAACAGAAATACTTGGCTCctaacagcaataaaagtgacGACAACTCAGTCACTCGGGATTTTAATCATGTTAAGTGATCGTTCTTGGAAGTCAGGGATTAATCTGAAAGTACGGCGCAGCTCCTACTTCACCGCAAACAGAACAAATATCACTGAAATCAATCAACACAGCAAAAGGAAATAAGCAAGCGTCTACttactcctccaggtcctccgcTGCAGGCCTTCGTGAAGATCTACAGGCAGATAAATATTAACATAAAAACCCTGAACAAAAGGAATTTTCCATAACAGAAGACAAAGCTCTACCTGTATGCAGTAAATGTTATTCAGCCACATTAGACTCAGTGGGCTCTATTATAGACACCAGATCCTGTTTTAACATCAACCATATTAATAGAACCTTTCCTCTAATAATCGTTCTACAATATCGAAAAGTGGAGTAAGCGCTAGCTTTAATTATTAGCGAGAAGtgtaaatacacatttaaaatgcttttccatGATCTATCACACTCACGTCTCCTGGTTGAGTAGTGCCCCCCACTGGCTTTGAAAGTGTATGTAAAGGATCGCTCTAGTTTTTACACTTTTACTCCACCAATAAACATCAAGGGAGCAGATTTCAGCTGTTTGGTAATAAATCCACATCAActaatttctatttttattcaaatacaAATTTGGCCACTTTTTTGACTTAATTAATAACATGTTAATAATAAGCTATGAGCACATGAGTAGTTTTCTGTGGCAGTGCTCGTTTAATTACAGGGTCTTAACAGCAAATTACTAATTATTGATTTTCAGCTTCATAAACAAAACTGCTCTAAATTTTAAGGCAGTGACAGAAGTCACACTTCTGACGACCTGACTCTCGTTGTGCTCGTAGTCGCTTTGTCCGTCTAACGGCCACAGAGTCCACGCGGGCGGCgcagagaggagctgagggagcatACCTGCCTGCCCTTGGACTGTGTCCTGTCTGGGGGGCGGGGGTGACGACACTTACATGATTAAGACTCATGTAAGGCAAAGCGATAGACATGGTAAAACTGTCTAGAAAAAGTTGTTAGGGATAAAATATATTGTGACAACCTGGTTTCAAAGGTTCATCAATAAACTGACAGATCATTTAGTGTCAATTAGAAGTGATAGATCGACAAATCCAGGGATTTCTGCGCTGGGATTAGTGGGAGGAGGGCGGCGGTGATTGAGCATGAGGGGTGACATTGAAGGGAAAAGTCCTTGCCAGTTCCAGGGGGGACTATTACTTACTTTGTTTCACAGAGGATCAATGCACGTGCAAACCCCGTTTACACCTCCTGTATTTCAATCACTTTGAGAGTCAGAATCAAGCTGTGTTACGCAAAAGTGACACTCTGACCTTCTTCGAGAAAGAATAGAGATCTATTGAGTTGCTGCTTTCGCTAACAGTGCAGCAAACTACACAAATAAGCACAATTGACTGTGCGTTCAGACAAGAAGCACCGCATCACGTGGATGAGAAACAGGAGTTGTACAGTGTCGAGAGATGCCGTGTTTAGTTAGTCATGtatgacatttacatttattttggttAGTTAAAGAAATGTTTGCTTAACCCTCTCCATCTGTCCAAATATTTCACTAATCGTCTGTGTTGTGCTCCCTGTGTAAAGAGCAGGCTGCAGTGGTGAGGGCTGATTAAGTGGCTTGAACCCTTGTAATAGAGTGGCTAGCTGACTAACAGTGCCCTCCTGTGGCTGATGCATTAACCATGTCAATTACCACCTTGCTCACAGATGAAGACGAATGGAGAGAGGCCTTCTCAGACAGGCTCCCTCTAACCTTGTTGATTCAGAGCCCCAGTGCCAAATATGCACTGATAAATAAGCTCATTCAACAGCATGAGAGTTCATTAATAACGTGAAAGCCTCGAAGGCCCCGCCTTCAGTGGAACCAAGGCATACATACTTGGTAGAACCGGACCCAGAGCTTTCCTCTGCCCAGCCACCCTGTCGTCGAGCTGGTTTTGAAGGGGGACccttaaaaaaagacaagataaGTACTTATGGTAGCAATACTTCAATACAATTGAGCCTAAACAAGAGATTGTAATAAGACATTTCCTCATGGGTTTTCTAGTTCATATGTGTCAGTAGAGGGCCCTCTAGTCTTGGTAGATTGTCTTGCTCAAGAAGTGGAAGCCATTAAACCCAGCGTCTCTTGTCATCTTCTAATGTAAATTACAAACCTCTGCAACAGCAGAGTCAAATTAATGagctgttttttgtgtctgGTTTACATTGCGTTCCACTTCCAGCACTGCCACATATAAAGCAGAGCGTGGGAACAGCCGCAGCCTCCAAGTGTTCTTCACAGGAGGAGAATGACCCCTCGCTCTCATTCTTTGATTCTGAAAATAGGAAGCGGAGCATGCATCTTGGTCCTGAGACCGAGCCCTGAGCCCAGCACTTGAATGGATGAATTCCTCAGAGCGCACACGGGTGGCCACTAGACAAATGAATTaggaaaaaaatcacaatattTCTCATTACTAAATTAGGTCTTCAGAGGACAAAGTCCTCATGAAGAATTTCTTTCATTTatgatgaaagaggaaataatcTTTCATGGTCGGCCTCTTCAGCGAAGCCATTTATAAATCTGAATGTCATCATTAAGCggggcagagggagggggagctCACTCCGCTCCACTGTATATTAACATTAACCCAGACACTGAACAGTCTGCCTCAACTTTGTGTAATTAGTAAGTCTCTAGTTgttaagaacaaaaaaaaagattacaTTATTAACAACTGAGGCAGTGGAggaaatatttactgtaaaaacctTCAAGAGATGTGAACCCCTTGAATTTCATATCATACATAATGAGGTCAAGTCTTTGAGTGGAATGAAGTAATTCGCTGACAGTTACTTCACTTAACAAAAATGGAGAAGACTATAAAAGTGTCCTGAGAAACAAAACTAAGCTTTGCCTCCAATTCTTCATGACCAAATATGAACCTCACAGCTGTAGTAAAATAGTTAGGGCCGTCAAGGCAATTAACTTAGTCTTGGTGGGTTCTACTTTAGGATTCTGTGATGGTCTCAAGGGCAGGACGCTTGTGGTGGCCAAACCTTATGTGCCCATAAAAGCAACTAAGTCTTTGTTTAAAAGGATGTCAGGAATGTGACCAACGATTCGGGTATTTtagggagaagaggagagggtCAAAAAACGAAGACTGCAAATAAACCCACCCAGTCGCACAACACTCTGGAAAAATGTATTGCATGCACAGAGCAGGTCAGGGAGGGCGCGAGAATACTGGTTCATACATTAGGGAACCTGGCCTAATTTGGGAAGTTTAGCCTAAGGAAGAGCATTGCTGAgattgtttttgctttgggAATGTTGGCTGGTTTACAGTTTGCCAGTCGAGAAGACTGATTCCATGAATGCCAACTACACTGAAGGGAAGTTTTCTGTTGTAATGGAACTTTCACCAATGACATATTTTTGTCCTGTATTTAGTCTAAATTTAAATCTTACAAAAGCTATGCTGTAAAGTGTTTTCTGTAGGGCCACTTAGACATAGACTAAT
Above is a window of Betta splendens chromosome 22, fBetSpl5.4, whole genome shotgun sequence DNA encoding:
- the LOC114847977 gene encoding intraflagellar transport protein 43 homolog encodes the protein MDDSFQLSEAAAIKNVAKSGRRARLPADQSSFEDSRHGPPSKPARRQGGWAEESSGSGSTKSSRRPAAEDLEDRRLRPQTPQGSDDEGDIPVIPDLEEVQEEDLTMQVAAPPSVKVNRVMTYRDLDNDLKYYSAFQTLDGEIDLKLLTKVLAPEQEVKEDDVSWDWDRLFTEVSSELLMEWDQGDSEEAALPVA